One stretch of Pseudomonas fragi DNA includes these proteins:
- a CDS encoding FMN-dependent NADH-azoreductase: MKLLHIDSSILGDNSASRQLSGEVVKAWQAADPQVEVSYRDLASEAIAHFSAATLVAAGTPAELRDAAQKHEAQLSADTLAQFLAADAVVIAAPMYNFTIPTQLKAWIDRIAVAGQTFRYTEAGPEGLCGNKKVIVVSTSGGLHAGQATGVAHEDYLKVMLGFIGITDVEFVRAHGLAYGDEVRSKAMNDAHAQIKQDLFSAA; encoded by the coding sequence ATGAAACTTTTGCATATCGATTCGAGCATTCTGGGCGACAACTCGGCATCCCGTCAGTTGAGCGGCGAAGTGGTCAAAGCCTGGCAGGCAGCGGATCCACAGGTTGAAGTCAGCTACCGTGACCTGGCCAGCGAAGCCATTGCCCACTTCTCGGCCGCGACCCTGGTGGCTGCCGGCACACCCGCCGAGCTGCGTGATGCCGCGCAGAAACACGAAGCCCAACTGAGCGCCGACACCCTGGCGCAGTTTCTGGCAGCTGACGCAGTAGTGATTGCAGCGCCGATGTACAACTTCACCATTCCGACCCAACTCAAGGCCTGGATTGACCGTATCGCCGTAGCCGGTCAGACCTTCCGTTATACCGAAGCCGGCCCTGAAGGCCTGTGCGGCAACAAGAAAGTCATTGTGGTCTCCACCTCCGGCGGCCTGCATGCCGGTCAGGCAACTGGCGTAGCCCACGAAGATTACTTGAAAGTGATGCTGGGCTTTATCGGCATCACCGACGTTGAATTTGTCCGCGCCCACGGCCTGGCCTATGGCGACGAAGTACGCAGCAAAGCGATGAACGATGCCCATGCGCAGATTAAGCAGGATCTGTTCAGCGCCGCGTAA
- a CDS encoding LysR substrate-binding domain-containing protein, with translation MQDLNDLYYFAKVVESGGFAAAGRLLGIPKSRLSRRVAELEERLGARLLQRTTRQLKLTAVGERYLRHCQAMLLEAEMADEAVASMSSEPRGPLRVSCPVGLAHEFMPGVISSFLQAYPLVQLEVNLLNRRVDLVTEGIDVALRVREEGDEDPSLVTRRLRQARTVMVATPEFASKWPVDRPDDLKSVPLLGALEADRMVHLRMLDEHGQASTLVLEARLGIDDFIVRKACTLAGLGFTVLPMMYCEQELQDGQLVQLLPKWTLPGGWLHAVYPHRRGVMPAVRAWIDHLVESFERCGEKLL, from the coding sequence ATGCAAGACCTCAACGACCTTTACTACTTCGCCAAGGTGGTCGAATCCGGTGGCTTTGCCGCTGCCGGGCGACTGCTGGGCATCCCCAAATCACGCCTGTCACGCCGTGTGGCCGAGCTTGAGGAGCGCCTGGGCGCCCGCTTGCTGCAACGCACCACGCGCCAGTTGAAGCTGACCGCAGTGGGTGAGCGTTATCTGCGCCATTGCCAGGCCATGCTGCTGGAAGCCGAGATGGCGGACGAGGCCGTGGCCAGTATGTCCAGCGAACCGCGCGGCCCCTTGCGCGTGTCATGCCCGGTGGGGCTGGCCCATGAATTCATGCCCGGGGTGATCAGCTCATTTTTGCAGGCTTACCCCCTGGTACAGCTGGAGGTCAACCTGCTCAACCGCCGGGTGGATCTGGTCACCGAAGGCATTGATGTGGCCTTGCGCGTGCGCGAGGAAGGCGACGAAGACCCGTCGCTGGTCACGCGGCGCCTGCGCCAGGCCCGCACCGTGATGGTGGCCACTCCCGAGTTTGCCAGCAAGTGGCCAGTCGACCGCCCCGATGACCTGAAAAGCGTGCCGCTGCTGGGGGCGCTGGAGGCCGATCGCATGGTGCATTTGCGCATGCTCGATGAGCATGGCCAGGCCAGCACCCTGGTACTTGAGGCGCGGCTGGGGATTGACGATTTTATCGTGCGCAAGGCCTGCACCCTGGCTGGCCTGGGTTTTACCGTGCTGCCCATGATGTATTGCGAGCAGGAACTGCAAGACGGCCAACTGGTGCAACTGCTGCCCAAATGGACCCTGCCGGGGGGCTGGCTGCACGCGGTGTACCCTCACCGGCGCGGAGTGATGCCGGCGGTGCGGGCCTGGATCGATCACCTGGTCGAGTCATTTGAACGTTGTGGAGAGAAACTGCTATGA
- a CDS encoding MmcQ/YjbR family DNA-binding protein produces the protein MSKQEVAEFCRNLPGAQYAVKWGGVEVFFVDDSKMFALFNLNSDGLSFKVEKDLFLGYIDRPGIRPSPYLARAYWINMQAPYPMGAAELQDLLRRSHQLVVGKLAKKRQIGLLL, from the coding sequence ATGAGCAAGCAGGAAGTCGCCGAGTTCTGCCGCAACCTGCCGGGCGCTCAGTACGCGGTGAAATGGGGTGGGGTCGAGGTGTTTTTCGTCGATGACAGCAAGATGTTTGCCCTGTTCAACCTCAACAGCGACGGGCTTTCATTCAAGGTCGAGAAAGACCTGTTCCTGGGTTATATCGATCGCCCGGGTATTCGCCCCTCGCCCTATCTGGCGCGCGCGTACTGGATCAATATGCAGGCGCCCTACCCGATGGGCGCTGCGGAACTCCAGGACCTGTTGCGCCGTTCCCACCAACTGGTGGTGGGAAAACTGGCGAAAAAGCGTCAGATCGGTTTATTGCTGTAG
- a CDS encoding DUF1294 domain-containing protein: MPERQGAPVRALKLKLLAWVVLCALPVGGSVSLWLTGGTWLPLLAYGVASVLAYGLYWHDKQQARAGQWRTPEKVLHGVELLGGWPGALLAQQMFRHKTRKLSYQLSFWLIVAVHQVVWIDALFLNRSILHLLQLQQ; the protein is encoded by the coding sequence TTGCCTGAACGACAGGGTGCGCCGGTTCGCGCCCTGAAGCTCAAGCTGCTGGCCTGGGTTGTGCTGTGTGCATTGCCGGTCGGCGGCTCGGTGAGCCTGTGGCTCACCGGGGGCACCTGGCTGCCCTTGCTCGCTTATGGGGTTGCCAGTGTTCTGGCGTATGGCCTGTACTGGCATGACAAGCAGCAAGCCAGGGCAGGGCAATGGCGAACCCCGGAGAAGGTGTTGCACGGGGTTGAGCTGCTGGGCGGTTGGCCAGGGGCTTTGCTGGCGCAACAGATGTTTCGCCACAAAACCCGCAAGCTGTCCTATCAACTGTCGTTCTGGCTGATTGTGGCTGTGCATCAGGTGGTATGGATTGACGCACTGTTCCTCAACCGCTCCATTCTCCACCTGTTGCAGCTACAGCAATAA
- a CDS encoding undecaprenyl-diphosphate phosphatase: protein MDLWTAAQALILGVVEGLTEFLPISSTGHQIIVADLLNFGGERAMAFNIIIQLGAILAVVWEFRRKIIDVVVGLPTKPEARRFTTNLIIAVMPAVVLGVIFADVIHEYLFNPITVATALVIGGVIMLWAERRQHVIRAETVDDMTWKDAVKIGFAQCLAMIPGTSRSGSTIIGGLLFGLSRKAATEFSFFLAMPTMVGAAVYSGYKYRHLFQPDDLPVFAIGFVTSFIFAMIAVRALLKFISNHSYAAFAWYRIAFGLLILATWQFGWINWAEA from the coding sequence ATGGATCTTTGGACTGCCGCTCAGGCGTTGATACTGGGCGTCGTTGAAGGCTTGACGGAGTTTTTGCCGATCTCGAGTACGGGCCACCAGATTATTGTGGCCGACTTGCTCAACTTTGGCGGCGAGCGGGCGATGGCGTTCAACATCATCATCCAGCTGGGTGCGATTCTGGCTGTGGTCTGGGAATTTCGCCGCAAGATCATCGATGTTGTCGTCGGTTTGCCCACCAAACCCGAGGCACGCCGCTTTACCACCAACCTGATTATCGCGGTGATGCCGGCGGTGGTGCTGGGGGTGATTTTTGCCGATGTGATCCACGAGTACCTGTTCAACCCGATTACCGTGGCCACGGCCCTGGTGATTGGTGGTGTGATCATGTTGTGGGCCGAGCGTCGCCAGCATGTGATTCGCGCCGAAACCGTGGATGACATGACCTGGAAAGACGCGGTGAAAATCGGTTTCGCCCAGTGCCTGGCGATGATCCCCGGCACTTCGCGTTCGGGTTCGACCATTATCGGCGGCCTGTTGTTTGGCCTGTCGCGCAAGGCGGCCACCGAGTTCTCGTTCTTCCTGGCCATGCCGACCATGGTCGGTGCTGCGGTGTACTCGGGCTACAAGTACCGTCATCTGTTCCAGCCTGATGACCTGCCGGTGTTCGCCATCGGTTTCGTCACCTCGTTTATCTTCGCGATGATCGCAGTACGGGCCTTGCTCAAGTTTATTTCCAACCACAGCTATGCCGCCTTTGCCTGGTATCGCATTGCCTTTGGTCTGCTGATCCTGGCCACCTGGCAGTTTGGCTGGATCAACTGGGCCGAGGCTTGA
- a CDS encoding methyl-accepting chemotaxis protein, producing the protein MNTLRGLSISRRLWLILIVAMAMLLALGLLMLKQIHDDLYEGKAQKTQHVVQAVSGVLGYYHGLETAGSLSREAAQQQALTVISTLRYDHDDYFWINDLRPYMVMHPTNAKLDGKDLSAIKDPDGFAIFNEMASLAKTRGAGMVDYRWPKPGAQEPVQKTSYVQLFEPWGWVIGSGVYIDDMQAEFRAQAWKASWAGLGIALIMAVLVTLIARSIVRPLQEAVQAMANIASGESDLTRSLDTHGRDEVTLLAHHFNAFTAKLRNVISHLQATASALEQSSTEMGSDASDAQQRSQQQALQMDQVATAINEVTYAVQEVAKNAEHAASEMRGAQSQAEQGQQNIDSSLQQIDQLSGTINQAVEVIRTLAAQSSEIGSVLEVIRSIAEQTNLLALNAAIEAARAGEQGRGFAVVADEVRLLAQRTQKSTAEIQTMIEGLQKHSEAAVDVIGSSSRASQLTIEQATQAGQSLTSIGQALTNLNDLNASIASATLQQAHVVEDINQNVTQAAELSQGTAQAAEQSSAASVHLKELSVQLNGLLRQFKV; encoded by the coding sequence ATGAATACCCTGCGCGGGTTATCCATCAGCCGCCGTTTGTGGCTGATCCTGATTGTGGCCATGGCCATGTTGCTGGCGTTGGGCTTGCTGATGCTAAAGCAGATACATGACGATTTGTATGAAGGCAAAGCCCAGAAGACCCAACATGTGGTGCAGGCCGTCAGTGGCGTACTGGGCTACTACCACGGCCTGGAAACCGCCGGCAGCCTGAGCCGGGAAGCCGCGCAACAGCAGGCGCTGACCGTGATCAGCACTCTGCGCTATGACCACGATGACTATTTCTGGATCAATGACCTGCGCCCTTATATGGTCATGCACCCGACCAATGCCAAGCTCGACGGCAAGGACCTGTCGGCCATCAAGGACCCGGACGGCTTTGCGATCTTCAACGAGATGGCCAGCCTGGCGAAAACCCGGGGCGCGGGCATGGTCGACTACCGCTGGCCAAAACCCGGCGCCCAGGAGCCGGTGCAGAAAACATCCTATGTGCAATTGTTCGAGCCCTGGGGCTGGGTCATTGGTTCAGGGGTGTATATCGACGATATGCAGGCCGAGTTTCGCGCCCAGGCCTGGAAGGCCAGCTGGGCGGGCCTGGGCATTGCGCTGATTATGGCCGTACTGGTCACCCTGATCGCCCGCAGCATTGTGCGACCGCTGCAAGAGGCCGTGCAGGCAATGGCTAATATTGCCAGTGGCGAAAGCGACCTGACCCGTAGCCTGGATACCCACGGCCGTGATGAAGTAACCCTGCTGGCGCATCATTTCAATGCCTTTACCGCCAAACTGCGCAACGTCATCAGCCATTTGCAAGCCACTGCCAGCGCATTGGAGCAGTCCTCGACCGAGATGGGCAGCGACGCCAGCGACGCGCAACAGCGCAGCCAGCAACAGGCCCTGCAAATGGATCAGGTGGCCACGGCGATCAACGAAGTCACCTACGCCGTGCAGGAGGTGGCTAAAAATGCCGAACACGCTGCCAGTGAAATGCGCGGCGCCCAGTCGCAAGCTGAGCAAGGCCAGCAGAACATCGACAGCAGCTTGCAGCAGATCGACCAATTGTCCGGCACCATTAACCAGGCGGTCGAGGTCATCCGCACCCTGGCCGCCCAAAGCAGCGAAATTGGCAGCGTACTGGAAGTGATCCGCTCGATTGCCGAGCAAACCAACCTGCTGGCCCTTAACGCGGCAATCGAAGCGGCGCGGGCCGGTGAACAAGGCCGCGGTTTTGCCGTGGTGGCCGATGAGGTGCGCTTGCTGGCCCAGCGCACGCAAAAATCCACGGCCGAGATTCAGACGATGATCGAGGGCCTGCAAAAGCATTCCGAAGCCGCCGTCGATGTGATCGGCAGCAGCAGCCGCGCTTCGCAACTGACCATCGAGCAGGCCACCCAGGCCGGGCAGAGCCTGACCAGCATCGGCCAGGCGCTGACTAACCTCAACGACCTCAATGCCTCCATTGCCAGCGCCACCCTGCAGCAGGCCCATGTGGTGGAGGACATCAACCAGAACGTGACCCAGGCCGCCGAGCTGTCCCAGGGCACCGCCCAGGCGGCAGAACAGTCGAGCGCCGCCAGTGTCCACCTCAAGGAATTGAGCGTTCAGCTCAATGGGTTGTTGCGTCAGTTCAAGGTGTAG
- a CDS encoding polyurethanase gives MAIFDYMDVGSKASTALVADALAITLYSYHNLDNGFAVGYQKNGMGLGLPATLVKAVLGGTDSQGVVPGIPWNPDSEKLAREAVEKAGWTPISADQLGYAGKIDQRGTFFGEQAGYGSAQVEILGKYGTDGQLTSIGIGFRGTSGPRESLISDSIGDAISDLLAAIGPADYAKNYSANAFDLLLGKVAAFASAQGLSGKDVLVSGHSLGGLAVNSLADLSGEHWAGFYRDANYIAFASPTQSETTENVLNIGFENDPVFRALDGSDFNLSSLGVHDAHQPSATNNIVSFNDHYASTAWNLMPFSIANVSTWISHLPNGYDSAMTRILDSAFYDLTTRDSTLVLANLSNPARENTWVQDLNRNAEPHKGSTFIIGSDGNDLIQGGRGNDFLEGRDGNDTFRDSGGYNIILGGKGVNTLDLQQSLSRTQVVNDGQGTLYVRDSHGGITLARDISVLLSDEPAWLGLSHRPVSHRVADDGLWAGNTRSEYTHSLKAGAGDSTVTAPGPAGWLLGQGGNDHLIGLHGNSVFVGGAGNDLLESAGTSNTFVFSGHFGNDTLLGYQPTDTLVFLGVEGGHHSDYRAHASAVGHDTVLSFGNDSVTLVGVALATLAGTDIVIA, from the coding sequence ATGGCGATTTTTGACTACATGGATGTGGGATCAAAGGCTTCAACGGCGTTGGTCGCCGATGCTCTGGCTATCACCCTTTACAGCTATCACAACCTCGATAATGGCTTTGCCGTGGGCTACCAGAAGAACGGCATGGGCCTTGGGCTGCCCGCCACCCTGGTCAAGGCCGTGCTCGGTGGCACTGATTCCCAGGGCGTGGTGCCGGGCATTCCGTGGAACCCGGACTCGGAAAAACTCGCCCGCGAAGCCGTCGAAAAAGCCGGCTGGACCCCCATCAGTGCTGATCAGTTGGGGTACGCTGGCAAGATCGATCAGCGCGGCACCTTTTTCGGTGAGCAAGCGGGCTATGGCAGTGCTCAAGTGGAAATCCTCGGCAAGTACGGCACCGATGGCCAACTGACCTCGATCGGCATCGGGTTTCGCGGCACCAGTGGCCCGCGTGAGTCGCTGATCAGCGATTCCATTGGCGATGCCATCAGCGATTTGCTTGCCGCGATCGGCCCTGCCGATTATGCGAAAAACTACAGCGCCAACGCCTTTGACCTGCTGCTGGGCAAAGTGGCTGCCTTTGCCAGCGCGCAAGGGTTGAGCGGCAAGGACGTGCTGGTCAGTGGCCACAGCCTGGGCGGCCTGGCCGTCAACAGCCTGGCAGATTTGAGTGGCGAGCACTGGGCAGGGTTTTACCGCGATGCCAATTACATTGCCTTTGCTTCGCCCACCCAGAGCGAAACCACGGAAAACGTGCTTAATATCGGCTTTGAGAACGACCCGGTGTTTCGCGCCCTGGACGGTTCGGACTTTAATCTGTCGTCGCTGGGTGTGCATGACGCGCATCAACCGTCCGCTACCAACAACATTGTCAGTTTCAACGATCACTACGCCTCCACCGCGTGGAATCTGATGCCTTTTTCGATTGCCAATGTCTCGACCTGGATCAGCCACTTGCCCAATGGCTATGACAGCGCGATGACGCGCATCCTCGATTCGGCGTTCTATGACCTGACGACCAGGGACTCGACCCTCGTGCTCGCCAACCTGTCCAACCCGGCGCGGGAAAACACCTGGGTCCAGGACCTCAATCGCAACGCCGAGCCGCACAAGGGCAGCACCTTTATCATCGGCAGTGACGGCAATGACTTGATTCAAGGGGGGCGCGGCAATGACTTTCTCGAAGGTCGCGACGGCAATGACACCTTCCGTGACAGTGGCGGCTACAACATCATTTTGGGCGGCAAGGGCGTCAACACCCTCGACCTGCAGCAATCCTTGAGCCGCACACAGGTGGTCAATGACGGGCAGGGCACCTTGTATGTGCGCGATAGCCACGGCGGCATCACCCTAGCCCGCGATATCAGCGTGCTGTTAAGTGACGAACCCGCGTGGTTGGGCTTGAGCCATCGCCCGGTCAGCCATCGAGTGGCTGACGATGGCTTGTGGGCGGGTAATACCCGCAGTGAGTACACCCACTCGCTCAAGGCCGGGGCCGGGGACAGCACTGTCACGGCGCCAGGCCCCGCAGGCTGGTTGCTGGGCCAGGGCGGCAACGATCATTTGATTGGCCTGCACGGTAATAGCGTGTTTGTCGGCGGTGCAGGCAACGACCTGCTGGAATCGGCAGGCACCAGCAACACCTTCGTGTTCAGCGGGCATTTTGGCAACGATACGCTGCTGGGCTACCAACCCACTGACACGCTGGTGTTCCTGGGCGTGGAGGGCGGGCATCACAGCGATTACCGCGCCCATGCCAGCGCCGTGGGGCATGACACCGTGCTCAGCTTTGGCAACGATTCGGTGACCCTGGTGGGCGTTGCCCTGGCCACACTGGCGGGCACCGACATCGTCATCGCCTGA